TTTGTTCCTACTGATACAACAGTTTTTTTGCTGGTATCAGAGGATTGGTGAACAAGAATCACGTCAGTATTTTCACGAGTTTTTAAGAGTTCAAGAAATTATAGAAAAATAATGACAGTATCAGGTGACGCTACTCCTCTTCTCTACACACCTCTCAAGGTAGGCCGTTACGAGCTTCAGCACCGAGTGGTTCTGGCTCCTCTTACAAGATTCAGATCGCCCAACCACGTTCCTACAGACTCGGTGGCCGAATACTACGCTCAAAGAGCGTCTCGTCCAGGAACTCTTCTCATCACCGAGGGTACCTATATCGCAGCCAAGGCCGGTGGTTACCCCCATGTTCCAGGAATCTGGTCGGAAGAACAAGTCAAGGCATGGAAAAAGGTCGTCGACAGAGTCAATGTGCACAATTCGTATTTGTTTGTGCAATTATGGGCTCTTGGACGAGCAGCTGAACCCAAGGTTCTCGAGTCGGAAGGACTCAAAGACCAATACGTTTCAGCATCCAATGTTGCCATGGCGGACAAAATTGCCCCTCGGGCACTTACCAAAGACGAGATCAAGGAATACGTCCAGCACTACGTTCAAGCAGCCAAGAACTCgattgctgctggagctgctggtgtcgagATCCACAATGCCAACGGGTAAGTTCCCATCCCATCCCCACTATTCATAACAATCCCACAAAAAACACCGAACGGGACCCCCAGAccacgactcgagcgcagcgagaggagccacggggtctggggcagagccccagccgccggaggcacgacccccTCACCCCCGAAAGACAACACTAACAGTTTCCACAGATACCTTCCGGACCAGTTTTTGCATGAGAACACCAACACCCGGACCGACGAGTACGGCGGGTCGATTGAGAACCGGGCCCGGTTCACTTTAGAGATTGTGGATGCGCTGAGTGAGGCCATTGGCGCTGACAGGGTCGGAATCCGGCTGTCGCCCTGGGGAGTATTTGGCGAGGTTGATCCTGGGGTGAGTCCCGTTCCCCAGTTCTCGTACGTCATCAGCGAGCTTGAAAGACGAGGACAAAACGGTAACAGACTCGCATACATTCACGTTGTCGAGCCACGAGTCACCGGTAACCTCGACGTCGAAGATTATTATGGCAGCAACGAGTTTGTGCGCACAGTATGGACCGGCGTGATTATCAAGGCCGGCGCTCTCGCCAAAATCGCCGAATCGTATGCCGAAAACGACCCCAACAGTCTGGTGGCTCTCGGCAGATACTTCATCTCCAACCCGGACATCGTCGATCGTCTCCAGTGCAAAACCCCGCTCACCCCCTACGACAGAAAGACCTTCTACACCAACGACGACAAGGGCTATATCGACTACCCCCTTGCCAACGTTGCTTCTAAGATCTAAATAGACTTCTGTACACTTTACTGGcgggggcctgcctccggcggctggggctccgccccagaccctggttgctcctgcttcgcaggagaagGCTGGGACCGAgacggaaacgactcgagcggagcgagaggagccatggggtctggggcggagccccagccgccggaggcagcggtACAAGTCCGTCATGTTCGGAGATGCACGGCGGGAGAGGGGGGGTTTTTCATGTCGGTCGGTTGATCAAGAGATGCCAGTCAGTTGGCTGGATTATTAATATACAGCAGGCGATGATTGCGAGTTTTTGGAGAGCGTCGAGGACGGTGGCCCGTCCTGGGGTCGCTGCTGAGACTGGTGTGAGGCAGGCCATGGGCCGTTGGATGGCAAAGGAAGGAGCGGTGAGATTCTACTCGCTGGCCCCGCCGTCGGATCTGGGCGATTATGAGAAGGATATTTACAAGAAACTGGTCGAATCGCTGGATCCTGAGGAGCTCATGGTTAAAGATGTGTCGGGCGGGTGTGGGTCTATGTTCGCCATTTCGATTGTGTCGAAGAAGTTCGACGGTATGAATATGGTCAAACAGCACCGTCTGGTGAACGAGGTGCTCGCCGACGATATCAAACAGTGGCACGGTCTGCAACTGCGGACAAAGAAGGCGTGATTCTGTGGTGTAGGAACACGGGTTCCTACTCGAAACTTGATAAAGTACAAATTTTGCTTCCTGGCCTGAAAATGCTGATTGTTTGTTTCTACTCAGTGTCACAGAAGCGAAGGACTTGAAAGAAATTAGAATCGATTTTGAAGACTGGATGCGGTCGAAGGAAGTGCTCGTTGAGCATTCATTGTAAATAGCTAGAATTTGTtgtatttaatttattgaattaattaattaaccTTTCTCGATATCATCTGCAGTGCAGAGTGTAGTAGCTCTAGTGTAGTAGCTCTTGCGACAAGTACTACGGGAGATGTAATATTAATCCGtgatattaaataaaaaattattatatataaatataaatatgagtCGTAACGTCGTAAATTTTAGTCGTATCGTAAGTGGACAGTGGAGTGACATGAGTCCAGTTCTGTATCGCAGCTCAATTATCTATCGCTTGTATTGtggttgtgattgtgattGTGATTGCGATTGCGGTTGTGATTGTGGCCGTGGCTATTATTGTCTATGGGTTCTGAGTAGTCAGGCACTAAAGGAATAGCACCCTCGCCAAACTGGTAGGACATTATTGGCGGAAACAAGGCTGCTGCGGGAGAGGCAATGTTGTTGGAAGATGAAGTGAATGGTAATAATGATGGTGCTGGAGATGTCTGTCTTGGAGTCAAGGTTTCCATGTGAGAACCTTCGGGACAGCCCTGGAATGCGTATTTCGATGCGTCTGCTGGAGTAGGACCAGCAATAATGGGCCGTCTTCGGCTTCTGGTACCCATGCCAATTATAATATCATCCTGGGTAGTAGAGCCCTCTAAATTACGGAGAAATGTACACTCTTCACCGTAATCACTCACTACGAGTTCATTAAATCCGTCGTGGATCTCACTCTTTTTTAAAGGAGATTTGGAATGCGAAGTGTTTTTTCTGGGTCGACCAGAAGACCCAGTTTGTCTGCCTCGTTTTCTCCGCGGCGACATGTTTTTACCCTGACCTGCTGAATCAGTACTAGCATTGCTGCTACAAGAGGCACCACTAGTGTTGACACTAGTAGCGATATTAGTGGTTTGAGTGTTGGCGTTGGAACTAGTGAGGGACATGGCACTAGAATAGTTGTGATGATGGTCGGATAAACTAGCATGAGGAATAAGACTCAGTTTATCGTCAACAGGACCAATTATAGGAGTGACATTtcgagaagaagctgcagATGAACAGTTTGAACTTGGCAGAAGCCCTGGTGAAACGGAATCGTCCATCCAGAGAGGAGGGGGGAAATCTTCCAACGAGTTTGAGTTATATGTGGGTGAGTAGATgaattgttgttggaggAGGTAGTAGTCTTGTAATTTCTCGTCAACAGACATTACGGACTATAGGTTATTGGCAATGAGGTCGGGTATATTTAGCACATTCACTAGAACGAGTAAACGAATAGATAGTGCGCTATGTGACGATAATCGAAATGTGTTTtgtgatgttgatgttgatgtgaTGATATGATATGATAATGATAGCTAGCTATTAAATCGAAATAGATATGAATCTAAAATCAAGATTAATTTGTTTGTAGTCGTTTGTTGTAGTTGCTGAAATGATACCAGTAAAAACCAAATTGAATACAAAAGAATACAaaaagtttgttgataGTTTGGAATTCAGAAtcgtcaaaaaaaaaaaattaacaGTTTCTCTCTGTCGAAGagataataaaattaaaaaatgaTTAAAATGATAAGATACCAACAGTAGGAGCTGCTACCGAGATGGCCATAAAAATGTTTATCAAGATATCTAGTTTAATCAGTCAACCCCACAATAATAGCAGTTGGCAGTCAAAAAAACCCAAAATTAAAACTGCTCCAACAAACTACGGTTGACCTTTCGAAAATAAACTATTTA
This is a stretch of genomic DNA from Sugiyamaella lignohabitans strain CBS 10342 chromosome C, complete sequence. It encodes these proteins:
- the AIM1 gene encoding Aim1p (Protein involved in mitochondrial function or organization; null mutant displays elevated frequency of mitochondrial genome loss; GO_component: GO:0005575 - cellular_component [Evidence ND]; GO_function: GO:0003674 - molecular_function [Evidence ND]; GO_process: GO:0008150 - biological_process [Evidence ND]); translation: MIASFWRASRTVARPGVAAETGVRQAMGRWMAKEGAVRFYSLAPPSDLGDYEKDIYKKLVESLDPEELMVKDVSGGCGSMFAISIVSKKFDGMNMVKQHRLVNEVLADDIKQWHGLQLRTKKA
- the OYE2 gene encoding Oye2p (Conserved NADPH oxidoreductase containing flavin mononucleotide (FMN); responsible for geraniol reduction into citronellol during fermentation; homologous to Oye3p with different ligand binding and catalytic properties; may be involved in sterol metabolism, oxidative stress response, and programmed cell death; protein abundance increases in response to DNA replication stress; GO_component: GO:0005737 - cytoplasm [Evidence IDA] [PMID 14562095]; GO_component: GO:0005739 - mitochondrion [Evidence IDA] [PMID 14576278]; GO_component: GO:0005739 - mitochondrion [Evidence IDA] [PMID 16823961]; GO_component: GO:0005739 - mitochondrion [Evidence IDA] [PMID 17897954]; GO_component: GO:0005634 - nucleus [Evidence IDA] [PMID 14562095]; GO_function: GO:0010181 - FMN binding [Evidence IEA]; GO_function: GO:0003959 - NADPH dehydrogenase activity [Evidence IEA]; GO_function: GO:0003959 - NADPH dehydrogenase activity [Evidence IDA,ISS] [PMID 8454584]; GO_function: GO:0003824 - catalytic activity [Evidence IEA]; GO_function: GO:0016491 - oxidoreductase activity [Evidence IEA,IEA]; GO_function: GO:0018548 - pentaerythritol trinitrate reductase activity [Evidence IEA]; GO_function: GO:0052690 - trichloro-p-hydroquinone reductive dehalogenase activity [Evidence IEA]; GO_process: GO:0006915 - apoptotic process [Evidence IMP] [PMID 17897954]; GO_process: GO:0055114 - oxidation-reduction process [Evidence IEA,IEA]); protein product: MTVSGDATPLLYTPLKVGRYELQHRVVLAPLTRFRSPNHVPTDSVAEYYAQRASRPGTLLITEGTYIAAKAGGYPHVPGIWSEEQVKAWKKVVDRVNVHNSYLFVQLWALGRAAEPKVLESEGLKDQYVSASNVAMADKIAPRALTKDEIKEYVQHYVQAAKNSIAAGAAGVEIHNANG